One Mycoavidus sp. HKI genomic region harbors:
- a CDS encoding IS66 family transposase has translation MFESAEKEFILPIDFALPEVTLPAVLSTDVAALTALLHTQQQAYEASQMAARNVISQARDEISQAHNEISQAHNEISQARDEIRRLIEQIILARRRQFGPSSEQMSGQGRLFDEAEVLAEATTEVEDIAPLAPKSEGQEKPARGKRSPLPAELKRVEIVYDVPEAERTCACGTPMVVIGQDVSEQLDIVPMQIRVLRHIRMRYGCPSSVHAPVTAPLPPQPLPKSNASANFLAMLLTVKFVDGLPLTRFAKVLDRHGMSVPTQTLARWVISCGSVLQPLHNLIRDTLLESSVLHIDETVVQVLKEPNKTPTSNSYMWVQTGGPPGKPVVIYDYDPSRGREVPVRLLHDYRGYLMTDGYDAYNKLTEIEGIEHLMCWAHVRRRYIEAVNVQPKGKSGHADEAIKMIRQLYRIERDHKDADDEARLKARKKLSIPILDKLYAWMEKLRPGVTPKSALGGALKYMHDNWSMLKRYTERGDLPIDNNRCENAIRPFVVGRKAWLFSNTTAGAHASAVIYSLVETAKANGLEPYLWLRYVLHELPAAKTVEDVEALLPWNFNPLTNIS, from the coding sequence ATGTTTGAAAGTGCCGAAAAAGAATTCATTTTACCCATAGACTTCGCTCTGCCAGAGGTCACGCTACCGGCCGTTTTGTCAACCGATGTGGCTGCGCTCACAGCGCTGTTGCATACGCAACAGCAAGCGTATGAGGCGTCCCAGATGGCAGCACGCAATGTGATCAGTCAGGCACGCGACGAGATCAGTCAGGCACACAACGAGATTAGCCAAGCACACAATGAGATCAGCCAAGCACGCGATGAGATTAGGCGCCTGATCGAACAAATTATACTGGCGCGGCGGCGCCAGTTTGGCCCGAGTTCAGAGCAGATGAGTGGCCAGGGCCGTTTGTTCGATGAAGCGGAAGTATTGGCCGAAGCCACAACCGAGGTAGAGGATATCGCACCACTGGCCCCCAAGTCGGAAGGCCAAGAGAAACCTGCGCGCGGCAAGCGGAGCCCATTACCAGCAGAGTTGAAACGAGTTGAGATCGTGTACGATGTTCCCGAAGCCGAACGCACCTGTGCCTGTGGGACACCGATGGTGGTCATCGGACAGGATGTGAGCGAGCAACTCGACATCGTGCCCATGCAGATACGTGTACTACGCCACATTCGTATGCGCTATGGCTGCCCCAGCAGTGTTCATGCTCCAGTCACAGCACCATTGCCGCCGCAGCCTCTGCCTAAGAGTAACGCGAGCGCCAACTTCCTGGCCATGCTGTTGACGGTTAAGTTCGTCGATGGCTTGCCTCTCACCCGTTTCGCCAAGGTACTGGATCGCCACGGCATGTCCGTGCCCACCCAGACATTGGCGCGCTGGGTAATCAGCTGTGGTTCTGTGTTGCAGCCCTTGCACAATCTGATACGCGACACCTTGCTTGAGAGCTCTGTGCTGCATATCGATGAAACGGTGGTGCAAGTGCTTAAAGAGCCGAACAAAACGCCTACCTCCAATTCGTATATGTGGGTACAAACCGGCGGACCGCCAGGCAAACCGGTTGTCATTTACGACTATGATCCTAGCCGTGGCAGGGAGGTGCCCGTGCGCTTATTGCACGACTATCGCGGTTATCTGATGACCGACGGATATGATGCATATAACAAATTAACTGAGATCGAGGGCATCGAGCATCTCATGTGCTGGGCACACGTGAGACGGCGCTACATCGAGGCGGTCAATGTTCAGCCCAAAGGCAAGAGTGGGCATGCCGACGAGGCTATCAAGATGATAAGACAGTTATACCGCATCGAACGTGATCATAAAGACGCCGACGACGAAGCACGCCTGAAGGCGCGCAAGAAGCTGAGCATACCGATCCTGGATAAACTGTACGCTTGGATGGAAAAGTTGCGGCCTGGCGTTACGCCGAAAAGCGCTCTTGGTGGAGCACTGAAGTATATGCACGATAACTGGAGCATGCTCAAGCGCTATACCGAGCGCGGCGATCTGCCGATCGATAACAACCGCTGTGAGAATGCGATCCGCCCGTTCGTGGTAGGTCGCAAGGCCTGGCTGTTCAGTAATACGACAGCGGGTGCCCATGCTAGTGCCGTCATCTATTCGCTGGTCGAAACGGCCAAGGCCAATGGCCTGGAACCCTATCTCTGGCTGCGCTATGTCCTGCATGAGTTGCCAGCAGCAAAGACTGTCGAGGATGTCGAGGCGCTGTTGCCATGGAATTTTAACCCCCTGACCAATATCAGTTAG
- a CDS encoding transposase DNA-binding-containing protein, producing MLKKERAEDRSGVTCQAHAWPEEEICQSRFRDERLGKRFKLVLERLWSSMGQSIPTAVQDWCSTKAAYRFFSNPKVSEQEILSGHFEATRKRFGVSKGPMLILQDTTEFSYKRERPESIGLTHKIAGRKDKTGRCLMHTACGILMHSSLVVTTQGVPLGLAAIKFWTRKKFKGG from the coding sequence ATGTTAAAGAAAGAGCGAGCTGAAGATAGATCGGGAGTAACGTGTCAAGCGCATGCATGGCCTGAAGAAGAAATTTGCCAGAGCAGGTTCCGTGATGAACGCCTTGGCAAGAGATTTAAGCTTGTGCTGGAACGCTTATGGTCCTCCATGGGGCAGAGTATACCCACGGCCGTTCAGGACTGGTGCAGCACAAAAGCAGCCTATCGATTTTTTAGCAATCCCAAGGTGAGCGAGCAAGAAATCCTGAGCGGACATTTTGAAGCGACCCGAAAGCGGTTTGGTGTATCGAAAGGTCCCATGTTGATATTGCAAGATACAACGGAATTTTCATACAAACGTGAGCGGCCTGAGTCGATTGGCTTAACGCACAAGATTGCTGGGCGCAAGGACAAAACAGGACGATGCCTAATGCACACGGCTTGTGGAATTTTGATGCATTCAAGTCTGGTCGTGACCACGCAAGGCGTCCCACTGGGGCTGGCGGCAATCAAATTTTGGACGCGCAAGAAATTTAAAGGAGGCTGA
- the tnpB gene encoding IS66 family insertion sequence element accessory protein TnpB (TnpB, as the term is used for proteins encoded by IS66 family insertion elements, is considered an accessory protein, since TnpC, encoded by a neighboring gene, is a DDE family transposase.) — MHPGCEIEQVYLCQEPVDFRKAINGLSALVEQELGLNPFGSALYVFINRQRNKLKVLYWHRNGFCLWLKRLESEKFAWPKGAQEATQTLSLQEFEWLLEGFDLWRNKPHKTLYFNTVS, encoded by the coding sequence ATGCATCCGGGCTGTGAGATTGAGCAGGTTTACTTGTGCCAGGAGCCAGTTGATTTTAGGAAAGCGATCAACGGCTTGAGTGCGCTGGTCGAGCAAGAATTGGGACTAAACCCGTTCGGCAGTGCACTGTATGTTTTTATCAATCGCCAGCGCAATAAGCTCAAGGTATTGTACTGGCATCGCAATGGTTTTTGCCTGTGGCTCAAGCGCCTTGAATCGGAGAAATTTGCCTGGCCTAAGGGTGCCCAAGAGGCCACGCAGACGTTGAGCTTACAGGAATTTGAATGGCTTCTGGAAGGGTTTGATTTATGGAGAAACAAACCGCATAAAACACTGTATTTTAATACTGTTTCATAG